TGATGACCACGTCTACCTGTCTGACCACTTCACTCAGTTTAATCACTCTGAAGCCGTCCATGctaagagcagaggaggagagaacagggttttgttttttaagcaaCATTTCATGATGTTTCGCTGCAGCGTTCCTTCACATCCGTGCTGATAAAAGCTTCCTGCATTCATACCAGGCCTGAAGGGCACAAATGGGATCCACTTCTGTGACGTACACGATGGCACCCAACGCTTTCAGGGCGGCACAGCAGCCTTTGCCGACCTgcaagaagagagaaaagaggttTGTAGAGTTGCTGAGATGTCCTCACTCTTCTGTACTGAAATTCCTCTTCGTACTGACCTCACCATACCCGCACACCACCACCTGTTTCCCTCCAAACATGACGTCAGTGGTCCGCTTCAACCTTAACAAGAGGAGCGTTCAACACAGTCAGACTGTAGTTCAGTGCTGTACCAGTGGTTTTATCTATTAGTTCATTACCCGTCCAGTATGGACTCCTTGCAGCAGTAGAGGTTGTCAAATTTCTGCTTGGTCACCGAGTCGTTGACGTTCATGGCCGGGACACACAGCTTGCCCGCCTTTGACAGCTGGTACAACCTGAAACACACGGCGgagacacacacctgagctgGAGAATGACTTTGTGGACTCGTAGGAGCgttgttctggttctgtgtgcAACCAACCGATAGATGCCTGTAACACTCTCCTCCACGATGCCTCTGAGCCTCTTGAACAGGCTCGGGTGCTTCTTATAGATCCAGTGGGTCAGGTCGCCTCCGTCATCCAGAATCTgacaagagtgaaaaaaaacaagctaagCCCTCCATCGGTCCAGCCTCTTCCAAACTCTCACTTCTCACTGAACTAGAAAAAGTCATTACAGGTTcctgattgtaaaaaaaaagttgacgaAAGTATCAAAATGCTGTTAAAGCACAGCGAGTAGTGTCTGCTCAGGCCGACCATCGAcctgtaccatcaacatgattctgaagctgttatttcaaggtaaaaaagttcagtaatgttgctttaagattTGTCATGACCCCTAAAACATCCCTGAGACAGATCAGAGGTGTTTGCTCACGGTACCATGTTGGGCTGCCAGGTGTTCCCACCCGCACATCTGTCAATACACCACCAGAAGTCGTCCTCTGATTCTCCTCTCCACGCAAACACCGGGATGCCTGAGATACAGAGCAGGCGACACTTAGAGGAGAAAGTGAGgaagttaaaacaaacagatgagtCAGTTTCACGCAGTCGGTCGCACCTCGTTCAGCcagagcagcagccacagcGTTCTGGGTGGAGAAGATGTTACAGGCCGCCCAGCGACACTGAGCCCCCAACACAATGAGAGTTTCAATCAGCACCTGCAACAGAGAGCGAAACACCTTCACCTTCAGACAGACCACAGCACAGCCAAGGACAAAGACAGTGGGAGGGGCCTGCTCAAGCCTGtcagagctgaccaatcagagcagacagtgttttgtgtgtgtgtgtgttgaactgACCGCCGTCtgtgcagtgatgtgtgtgcagCCCAGCACTTTGGCTCCGGCCAGAGGTTTCTCCCCTCCTGCTCGTTTCCTCAGGACCATCAGAGCTGGCATTTCTAGACATCACAGACAGAAACCGATCACGAATGCTCACGTTCATGTATCTAGGgattgttttttcctttcttgtgtGAGTCACACTGGATGGAAGCTCCAGTCTATATAAGTGGCTTGACGACTCTTTGACGTTACCTTGCTGCGCGATCTCTATTTCTCTGCGTCCGAAATCGAcctgtttgatgtttttgatgCAGAAGTCAGAGAAGCCCTTGGAGGTTTTCTGAGCCTTGTCTCTGGGAGAGGACTCATCCTCTGAGCTGTCGCTGCCCACTGCAACACAGACACGAGGCATTCAGACATGGCAGACATACTAATTAAGGTAtaagttgtttctgttgtttcagaaaTCAGACTCGGGCTCGGTGACTCTTTTCTCTGAGCCTTTGAAGTCTCTACAAACCCTGACAGTGATTGACACGTTTGAGAAAGGCATAAAGAGCCGATTAGGACCAAATTAAAGAGACTTAAGTCTTCAGAGgacttttccttttaattaagGTTCAGCTGAGGCAGAAAAAGCGCAGAGGCTAATCCTCGGGGGCCTGTAGTTCTCGTGCTGCTGGGATCAGAAGTAGCTCCGTGTATATATCAAAGACATGTGATCAGACTTAAGAaggtatgcgtgtgtgttttcatgtttccatACCTGAACTGTAGCTGTCTGTGGAGGACTGTGAGATGGAGTGCGACAGAGAGCGACGGCCGGTCTTGGTGGGACGCTTGTTGAATTCTTGCTTCTGGTCGGTGAGCTGTATCTGCTGTGGAgccagaaaagacaaaataaagttaGCGAGACAGAGAAAAGTGGTAGTTTCAGTAGCTGCTGGTCACAAGAACAAAGTCTCACCAACTTCATGCAGCAATAATAGATAAAAGTGCACAGAACAGAGCCATTCAGAGCTGATTTATCATGTAACCTGCTCAGAGCCTGTCGCTATCACACACATCTCCTTCTCGTCTCCTGACTCATCCCCTCATCATCTGCTGCCGTCTCACCATCCAGCGTGGCTCTGTGAAGGCTGGGCTGCTGCCACAGGAGTCCCACTTGGCCATGTCTGCTCCCTGGCTGCTCGCCTGACTCTGCTGCTTCGAGTGcagctccaaaaaaacaaaacaaaacaaaacccccCCTGCAGGCTCGGctgaaggtttttctttttcctcctcctacTACAATCTCctgcttttgttctgtttctaaCCCATGTGGGCAGACATGTGCACACACCCACCGATGCAgacacacctccacctccacctccacctccacaccgACCCCTCCTCCAAACAGTCCAGTGTTTAGAGCTTTGTGGCCGCAGTTTTAATGAGAGGGGAAGGATTTAAATATGAAAGTACAGTATACTGCAGTATACACATGCTGCTGGCTCAGATATTAAAGGagacatcaaacatttttttgttttttatgcattaaattaaattgcagatttattcatttcaatgtgactaatacaaaaaaaaaagagtctctGCTCATCATTAACTTATCATGCTTCATCGGAGAGAGGCTGAATTATCAGTCAGGATCAGGAGAGGAGTCTGTCCTGCTGCTAATCAAATCCCCCAAAACCTCGTTAGGAGCAATTAAACCTGAGATGCTCGTGAACGACTGTAATGATGATCTCTTTGGGGGGTCTCTCCGCTCTTCTGATTTTTAACTTTGTATTCACAGCACAACATCTTTTCCACACAGCTCTTATTATGACTTTCACGGGTGATAGAAATGTGGATAAGATCCAAAAacccaagaaaaaaataagaaaaaaacactctaaCACTTAAAATATGAGatcaaataatgttttgataTAGAATTACCCTTCAAAACGTCTTATTTCTTATTAGGAACACCACTGGAGGATGTAGAATACAACAATCAAACATAATTATTGAGAATCCTTCTTTTAATTGCTAAAAAAGATGATAAGAGTTTCCTGACCGAGGCCACAGCCCTCCACAGTAACTCAATAAAGGGAGAAAATTAAGGATGTCCTCTATATGGAAAATATCgacaattaaaaacagatatatTTCTGACTGAATGGGCATGTTTTAGTTGTTACTCGTTTGTTAGATTTTCCTTTACCAATATGTGTTTTAGCAGGCACACACTTTACCAACATCTAACCTGTCGATCGAGTTGATTTAAGACAAATGAATGTCTTTCTCGAGCACTTATGTCTGTTTAAAGACCAACTGGTCGAGTGTTAAACTCTGTTTTCGTTCTAAGTAATGATCACTTGAATACAAATGTTTGAATAAGGAGACTCTTACTCAAGCAGCTGCTTAATCTTTAACACAAAAAGACGTTAAGCTGTGACTTGGAGCAGTGTGAAAGTCAACAACGTTCTCACGCTGGGGTCAGAAAATAGTTTGAGCTCAgctattgttaaaaaaaaaacaatgaaagctAATAATCATCTTAATTAGAGTGACCGTGGTAAAATGTGTCTCCTTGGGAAACCGTTCATGCTTCAATTTGTAGCCTGAATTCCTAATtaacttttcaaaatgttcctctctgtccttGGAATCAATAGAGCCAAGATAATTCTTGCTTGTGCTTAAATAACAACATCACCCTGACTCACTGCCCTGCAGAAGAAAACTTCTCCACCAACAAAAAAGCACTGATACCTTGATGCAGATGGACTGCACGGCCTCCTGCTCCTTGGCTTTAGTTATGTTCACTAGACTGTACGCTTTCTTCATGCTGGCTCTCACACTGACCGCAGCGACTCTGCAGAGCTGATGCTGATCAGAGTTCACAGAGTGACGCTTTACGCCACACCTTcaccccgcacacacacacacacacacacacacacacacacacacacacacacacaggtgacaggTGGAGACAAATGGAGTCTTTGTGAGTCTCACAGAGGGGAAGAACAGGTTAGAGgtgaagggaagagagagagagctgtgaggAGGGAGAAGCTCAGGCGAGAGTTACTGGAGGCGACGGGTGAATGCATGTACAGTCAAGTGCACTTTGCTCTCAGGCTGTACATTAAACAGACAGTGAAGAGACGCACATACatgaacatactgtacattcatgacagagagaagagagagagaagagagcagctgctgcgacagaagaagcagcaaagtgaaaaaaacacaagctttaGAGCTGCGTTCAGGGACAGACGGCAGCTTAGTGTTCCTCACGTAAATCAGACAACTGAGCTGGACTGTAtactgtcattgttttctgtccacTTAGTGACTAAAGCAGCTCAGCAAGGTTACTAAAAGACTCTTAAAGGGGCCGTCCACAGTTTTTTTCCTGATACATGTGATAGTTCATGTACTAGGAGGTATCAGCCAACCTGCAAACAGCTAAACACACTGAAAACCTCCTGCGCAGGTCTAATAAAAGATGCTATGcagctgcattatgggaaatataaggattcagtgtttttttaaagatattttcggcttctgctgctttgatttcttTCCTTCATGTCTTCCAGCTCTGTGGATGTACAGATATAGTGTCTGTTTCAACCTCCAGTTTAGAAGTTTAGTACGCCTATAAAATTGTtgaacacacagcacataaaaaaaaaaaaaaaaagatgaagcagAACCAGAAATGCAGTTTTTGGCGCCTGCATCACCCACAGAGGGCAGGcggtggaggtgcaggtggtcGTGACTGACGTAGCCTCACGATATCTTCAAGGTGAGGTGAGGAGGTCAGGTACGCTCACCTTCTCACCTTCAGATAAAACTTGTGGTcttcaagttttgtttttttttgttcattcgCAGCAATAATCTCCAAGATCTGTAAAAAGACTTAAAGGGtgactccaccaattttacacattaacgTGTTTACAGGTGgacatttgtgtaaaaactagcaaaaaaaaagtcgtTTTGTgactccagaagaagctgcaagTAATCTGATccaatgatgtcactctgtggctgagatgcattgtgggtaatgttggcaTCAGGTCCACTGGTCGACCGTTTCACTCCTATGCTGGAATTATTATAGACAGGTTATAAACGAATGATCAGAGACATCGCCATTTTTATTCCAATgcattcttcctcctttttaaaaccGGGTGTCTTCGGGTgtcattacccacaatgcaacttgctgcaacatcactggaggcagtttatcagattgcatgcagcttcttctggagccacaaaaagatttattctactttttttcccctttttttttttaaaagttgccCAGAAAGAATGGACTTATAGACTATATGAAATCAGGGCATTTCCCCTTTAAGTCGGTTTAGTTCTTCTAAAGAGACTAAATGTTTGCAGGGTTATAAATATGTATGAGGGTGCTGGTCAAACATTCATCAAGGCTGCACATTGCAACTCAAATCATTAACAGCCTGAGTATATGCAGCTTCACACCTCTTGTGGAAAATGCTTACAGATGCATGTCTTATATAAAATGTCTTTGCTCACCATGTCAGTCTTCCGAGCTTCAGTCACTCGCTCTCCCGTCTCGGACGCCTCTTCCCCGTTTTCTTGCCGTCCCTGAGGCGTCCACCTGCTCTCAGCTGCCTTTAACATCTGCAGCAGGTTGGGGCTGCTCTTTGCTGACTGATCTTTGACTCCTTCCTCTGTGGTGGCAGCAGAggcatcctcctcttcctctgtgttcagCGAAGCTTTGTCCTCTATATGTGGCTCAGGATACTCACCAGGTAGTGGCAGGTGCTCCCAGGAGGCTCCTGTCTGCTCCTTTTCCTCCAACATGACTCCCCCGGCAGCCAGTAATGAAGTGAATTTTGATTCCTGCTCAGGTGACCCGACAGGAGACCAGGTGGTGGCTCGGCCGTACCCTGCCCACATACATCTTATTTCCTGCTGCAAGCGTCTGTTTACactaaacagcagcagctcttggGTTACTTTGACTAAATGTAAAGTAGATAATTAGTCCGGGATGCAGTGTTTACAGGGTCAACACTGATGGGAGCGCTGCACTGAACATAACCTGAAAATGTAGGAATGTGTCTGGCTTTAAATACCATGTAGGTGCATGTCGACATGCCCTCGCACAGCCTTTTGTACCAAAAAGGACCCCGTGTACGTTAAAAAGAAGCTCTTATACTTGAGACCTCAGGCATCCGGACTCGCACAGCCACTTTTGTGTTGTCTCTGATAACACTGGCTCATATCACATCAAGCACAAACTCATGAGTGCAACTCAAACAGAGGGTTacataataaacaaacaggCATGTTTACATCAAACCCCACCAGCATCAATAGTGGCCCCGTCGTGACCGGCCGCCGCCTTTTGTGCGTCTGTTGCCAGGCGGAAAGACGGGAGCAGCCCGGGGCATGACAGACGAGATGGCAGATTCTGTTACTGACAAACTGGAGTAGCTTTCAGATTTGATCACATTTTAAGTCTCATATGGCGTCAGAGTTTTTCACGTCTGCCTTGACATCATTGTGAGGCCGCTTGtaataaaacagtttgtgtgttcCGCTGTATAACTTCCTCCTTGTGTTCGTCCGTTGAGCTGCAGTGGAAAGTTAGAGGGAACTTTGTGCTAGAAAGATTTTAACTTTGGAAGATATCCACTTGATTTATCAAAGTCACAACGATAGAGCCTCAAATAACCTTCAGACAAACTTTTAAACGTGTTTTTAATGGAAGGATGTTTGTGGATGTTGCCTCCCATCACCCCCATagaacatattcacattttcctctgatgttaCTGTCAGGATGTGAGGCTTCGAATGTTGACATAATGTTATACTGATGTGTTCCATGTTGCAAATTCaccattagctaacattagcatccagCCCCTTCCAAGCTAACATCTCTGTTTGTTCAcctccagtgtgtttcacttccaggtgCAAATAAAGGCGTTCAAGATGCACATTGATATTTTAGACTTAGTTCACTCCTTTCCTGTAATGCTCGCTTCAAATTGGtttaatgctaacattagcttatgGTTACCAAATATGTTATTTTACCTCAAAATTAGCCCGATGTCTCTCTGGGTTTTGATTTTCTATCATCAGAAAGTAATGAAGTGATCATATTTTGCTGGACCCCTGATGTTTAAAGGAAATTGATTGCTACCTGACACTGAAATCACATTAAAGGTCCTATTTATAAGGAAAGGTAAGAACGATTTCAGCAAGTATTACCTGCGTCAATGTTCGTATCAGCACCTGACTGTTGTGTTTAGAAAGGCTTGAACAATTGTGTACCTCTGCTTTAAGTTTTGGTCATTGTTGAAGGTTTTAGTTCAGGTTAACTTTTGGTGGGATGAAGGCTGAGGAGATCACTACATATTTGAGTAATGATTCTC
This sequence is a window from Acanthopagrus latus isolate v.2019 chromosome 8, fAcaLat1.1, whole genome shotgun sequence. Protein-coding genes within it:
- the LOC119025070 gene encoding S-adenosylhomocysteine hydrolase-like protein 1 isoform X1, producing the protein MWAGYGRATTWSPVGSPEQESKFTSLLAAGGVMLEEKEQTGASWEHLPLPGEYPEPHIEDKASLNTEEEEDASAATTEEGVKDQSAKSSPNLLQMLKAAESRWTPQGRQENGEEASETGERVTEARKTDMQIQLTDQKQEFNKRPTKTGRRSLSHSISQSSTDSYSSVGSDSSEDESSPRDKAQKTSKGFSDFCIKNIKQVDFGRREIEIAQQEMPALMVLRKRAGGEKPLAGAKVLGCTHITAQTAVLIETLIVLGAQCRWAACNIFSTQNAVAAALAERGIPVFAWRGESEDDFWWCIDRCAGGNTWQPNMILDDGGDLTHWIYKKHPSLFKRLRGIVEESVTGIYRLYQLSKAGKLCVPAMNVNDSVTKQKFDNLYCCKESILDGLKRTTDVMFGGKQVVVCGYGEVGKGCCAALKALGAIVYVTEVDPICALQACMDGFRVIKLSEVVRQVDVVITCTGNKNVVVREHLDRMKNGCIVCNMGHSSTEIDLASLRTTELRWERVRPQVDHVIWPDGKRIVLLAEGRLLNLSCSTVPSLVLSITATTQAMALIELYSAPEGRYKQDVYLLPKKMDEFVASLHLLTLDAHVTELTDEQAKYLGISKHGPFKPNYYRY
- the LOC119025070 gene encoding S-adenosylhomocysteine hydrolase-like protein 1 isoform X2 is translated as MKKAYSLVNITKAKEQEAVQSICIKQIQLTDQKQEFNKRPTKTGRRSLSHSISQSSTDSYSSVGSDSSEDESSPRDKAQKTSKGFSDFCIKNIKQVDFGRREIEIAQQEMPALMVLRKRAGGEKPLAGAKVLGCTHITAQTAVLIETLIVLGAQCRWAACNIFSTQNAVAAALAERGIPVFAWRGESEDDFWWCIDRCAGGNTWQPNMILDDGGDLTHWIYKKHPSLFKRLRGIVEESVTGIYRLYQLSKAGKLCVPAMNVNDSVTKQKFDNLYCCKESILDGLKRTTDVMFGGKQVVVCGYGEVGKGCCAALKALGAIVYVTEVDPICALQACMDGFRVIKLSEVVRQVDVVITCTGNKNVVVREHLDRMKNGCIVCNMGHSSTEIDLASLRTTELRWERVRPQVDHVIWPDGKRIVLLAEGRLLNLSCSTVPSLVLSITATTQAMALIELYSAPEGRYKQDVYLLPKKMDEFVASLHLLTLDAHVTELTDEQAKYLGISKHGPFKPNYYRY
- the LOC119025070 gene encoding S-adenosylhomocysteine hydrolase-like protein 1 isoform X3, which translates into the protein MAKWDSCGSSPAFTEPRWMQIQLTDQKQEFNKRPTKTGRRSLSHSISQSSTDSYSSVGSDSSEDESSPRDKAQKTSKGFSDFCIKNIKQVDFGRREIEIAQQEMPALMVLRKRAGGEKPLAGAKVLGCTHITAQTAVLIETLIVLGAQCRWAACNIFSTQNAVAAALAERGIPVFAWRGESEDDFWWCIDRCAGGNTWQPNMILDDGGDLTHWIYKKHPSLFKRLRGIVEESVTGIYRLYQLSKAGKLCVPAMNVNDSVTKQKFDNLYCCKESILDGLKRTTDVMFGGKQVVVCGYGEVGKGCCAALKALGAIVYVTEVDPICALQACMDGFRVIKLSEVVRQVDVVITCTGNKNVVVREHLDRMKNGCIVCNMGHSSTEIDLASLRTTELRWERVRPQVDHVIWPDGKRIVLLAEGRLLNLSCSTVPSLVLSITATTQAMALIELYSAPEGRYKQDVYLLPKKMDEFVASLHLLTLDAHVTELTDEQAKYLGISKHGPFKPNYYRY